The proteins below come from a single Triticum aestivum cultivar Chinese Spring chromosome 5D, IWGSC CS RefSeq v2.1, whole genome shotgun sequence genomic window:
- the LOC123122030 gene encoding peptidyl-prolyl cis-trans isomerase FKBP15-1 codes for MAKPRLLLCLLVAAAALLLVASAKKSGDVSALQIGVKYKPESCSISAHKGDRVKVHYRGTLTDGTVFDSSFERGDPIEFELGTGQVIKGWDQGILGMCIGEKRKLKIPSKLGYGDQGSPPTIPGGATLIFDTELVAVNGEPSSKSEEDDADL; via the exons ATGGCGAAGCCGCGGCTTCTTCTCTGCCTgctggtcgccgccgccgcgctcctgcTCGTCG CCTCCGCGAAGAAGTCCGGCGACGTCTCGGCGCTCCAGATCGGCGTCAAG TACAAGCCAGAATCCTGCAGCATCTCGGCTCACAAAGGTGACAGAGTTAAAGTTCACTACCGT GGAACACTTACCGATGGAACAGTTTTCGATTCTAGCTTTGAAAGGGGTGACCCGATTGAATTTGAATTGGGCACTGGTCAAGTGATCAAAG GATGGGATCAGGGAATTTTGGGCATGTGCATTGGTGagaagaggaagctgaagatccCTTCAAAGCTCGGCTATGGGGATCAGGGATCACCACCTACCATTCCAG GCGGAGCAACTCTCATATTCGACACAGAGCTTGTCGCTGTCAATGGCGAGCCATCTAGCAAATCAGAGGAGGATGACGCTGATCTGTAG